From a region of the Ovis aries strain OAR_USU_Benz2616 breed Rambouillet chromosome 2, ARS-UI_Ramb_v3.0, whole genome shotgun sequence genome:
- the LOC101104378 gene encoding olfactory receptor 13D1-like, with protein sequence MERTNWTDIEFTLQGLSKYPRAEKFLFMMFLVMYMVILLGNSTLIILTLLDSRLHTPMYFFLSNLSFLDILYTSSFIPSTMIHFLSEKKKISLTRCVVQMSVSFTMASTECVLLAVMAYDRYVAICIPLRYPIIMSKALCIQMAALSWGLGFLNSLTQTILAVRLPFCGKKVINHFVCEILAFLKLACTDISLNEITLMLGNVIFLFVPLLLISISYIFILSTVLRINSAGGRKKAFSTCSAHITVVTMFYGSILFMYIKPKSKDTASDKLIALCYGVVTPMLNPIIYSLRNTEVHDAMKKLTARQFWKKG encoded by the coding sequence atggaaagaaccAACTGGACAGACATTGAGTTCACTTTACAGGGACTTTCTAAGTATCCAAGAGCCGAAAAATTCCTATTCATGATGTTCTTGGTGATGTACATGGTGATCCTCCTGGGGAACAGCACTTTGATCATCCTCACTCTCCTGGATTCCCGCCTTCACACCCCTATGTACTTCTTTCTCAGTAACCTTTCCTTTCTTGACATTTTGTACACATCCTCCTTTATCCCCTCAACAATGATACACTTtctatcagagaaaaaaaaaatctccctcaCTAGATGTGTTGTTCAGATGTCTGTCTCCTTCACCATGGCATCTACAGAGTGTGTACTTCTAGCAGTGATGGCATATGACCGTTACGTAGCCATCTGCATCCCTTTGAGATATCCTATCATCATGAGCAAGGCACTTTGTATTCAGATGGCAGCTCTCTCATGGGGATTGGGCTTTCTCAACTCATTGACACAAACAATTCTTGCAGTACGGTTGCCCTTCTGTGGGAAAAAAGTCATCAATCATTTTGTTTGTGAAATATTGGCCTTTCTCAAGCTAGCTTGCACAGATATTTCCTTGAATGAGATTACTCTAATGTTAGGCAAtgtcatatttttgtttgttccaTTACTGTTGATTTCCATCTCCTACATTTTCATCCTTTCTACTGTACTAAGAATCAATTCAGCTGGAGGAAGAAAAAAGGCTTTTTCCACATGCTCAGCCCACATTACAGTGGTGACTATGTTTTATGGGTCAATCCTCTTTATGTATATAAAGCCAAAGTCCAAAGATACTGCTTCTGACAAACTGATTGCTCTCTGCTATGGAGTAGTCACACCGATGCTCAATCCTATCATCTATAGCCTGAGAAATACAGAGGTGCATGATGCTATGAAAAAATTGACAGCTAGACAGTTCTGGAAGAAAGGATGA